The proteins below are encoded in one region of Ostrea edulis chromosome 3, xbOstEdul1.1, whole genome shotgun sequence:
- the LOC125675272 gene encoding hemocytin-like isoform X1 encodes MRAHQIFVVAIAICMQIHLSFGAGPAFKTGCTATDKCPDGATCTPASGCTCDDDLFPVDSGVTLEGIELVICQAPCNPSDGDDDDCNGKGACIPYYGTFMCDCDEGYEGDFCETESTTTTSTTTTTTTTPTNTTTVTTTTTTKKKTGVFPLIAAGAGGLLLLSVLAAAAASSSG; translated from the exons ATGCGTGCTCATCAAATATTCGTTGTTGCCATTGCTATTTGTATGCAGATCCATCTTTCATTTGGTGCTGGGCCCGCATTTAAGACTGGTTGTACTGCAACTGACAAATGTCCCGATGGAGCAACATGCACTCCTGCCAGTGGCTGTACCTGTGACGATGATTTATTTCCAGTAGATTCTGGCGTAACGCTGGAAGGCATCGAACTCGTGATTTGCCAAG cGCCTTGCAACCCGTCAGATGGCGATGATGATGACTGCAATGGTAAAGGGGCTTGTATACCGTATTATGGAACTTTCATGTGTGACTGCGACGAAGGCTATGAAGGAGATTTCTGCGAAA CTGAGTCGACAACCACCACATCCacaaccaccaccaccaccacaactCCCACCAATACCACAACcgtcaccaccaccaccaccaccaagaAAAAGACTGGCGTATTTCCGTTAATAGCTGCTGGAGCCGGTGGTCTTCTTCTGCTGAGTGTCCTTGCGGCTGCAGCTGCGTCATCCTCCGGTTAA
- the LOC125677190 gene encoding uncharacterized protein LOC125677190 codes for MSAFHCVCVTVLVYLSFTKAADKFCSDIDENACNLLKQTLPDMCADSCFADVCKKTCNMCPLVCYQCNREFYPEMCKKKIQCNDTQLCVASQELSVDFLPLYVSGCMEKQTCLDIFGEINRRSTLIYGPKRDYALNGSCCNFDLCNEHDLQNAATVDPSVQKPTAAPVQYDDLCELSDLDTDMCRNLSRSDPNMCSRSCFAQKICPITCGSCRRCYKCVNVNDPSSCVRSQTCTKNQQCIVLHTLDNNFNPTYKLGCADTNICQVYFGGAGTVSGNRRADEGLVGHCCDKDYCNGPPPTTTTITTSVQSQSTQHNAASHSHPTSHVHPSPHSHPTKDSRPTSTSPSVTQTTEFPSTQTIPTQTVPPQTTFAPDPACKDVVNNCAVVSQNILCNTNENASLDYAIKYCPSTCRLCKEYEAWKNSQVSTTPVTTPFPCVDVLPSCSVYGPVFCLDSTPSTRTYVIQYCALTCNLCKEYFQYKQQHASVTG; via the exons TGTTGGTCTATTTGTCGTTCACAAAAGCAGCGGATAAATTTTGTTCAGACATTGATGAAAATGCGTGTAACTTATTGAAACAAACACTCCCAGACATGTGTGCGGACAGCTGTTTCGCTGACGTTTGCAAGAAGACCTGCAACATGTGCC CGTTAGTGTGTTATCAATGCAATAGAGAATTTTATCCTGAGATGTGCAAGAAGAAAATTCAGTGCAACGATACTCAG ctgTGTGTGGCCTCCCAAGAACTTTCTGTAGATTTTCTTCCTCTTTATGTCTCCGGTTGTATGGAGAAGCAG ACATGTTTGGATATTTTTGGAGAAATAAACAGAAGATCTACGCTTATATATGGACCAAAGAGGGACTATGCATTGAACGGAAGTTGCTGCAACTTCGATTTATGTAACGAACACGATCTTCAAAATGCTGCAACAGTGGACCCATCTGTGCAAAAACCGACTGCTGCAC CTGTGCAGTACGACGATTTGTGTGAACTATCGGATTTGGATACTGATATGTGCAGAAACCTTTCTAGATCGGATCCTAATATGTGTTCACGGTCATGCTTTGCGCAGAAGATCTGTCCCATCACGTGCGGATCATGTC GTCGCTGTTACAAGTGTGTTAACGTGAATGATCCATCAAGCTGTGTCAGATCGCAAACTTGTACAAAAAACCAG CAATGCATTGTGTTACACACGCTGGACAATAACTTTAATCCCACGTATAAACTGGGATGCGCTGACACCAAT ATATGCCAAGTCTATTTTGGTGGAGCCGGAACGGTTTCTGGAAATCGAAGAGCAGATGAGGGTTTGGTCGGCCACTGCTGCGACAAAGACTACTGCAACG GGCCACCTCCAACTACTACTACAATTACAACATCAGTCCAAAGTCAATCCACGCAACACAACGCCGCATCCCACAGTCATCCCACATCCCATGTCCACCCATCGCCGCATAGTCACCCAACGAAAGATAGCCGTCCAACGTCCACGTCTCCAAGTG tAACACAAACAACCGAATTTCCTTCCACTCAGACAATTCCAACTCAGACAGTTCCACCTCAGACGACTTTTGCACCAG ATCCAGCTTGTAAAGACGTTGTTAACAACTGTGCAGTCGTCTCACAAAACATTCTGTGTAACACGAATGAAAACGCTTCTCTTGACTATGCCATCAAATACTGTCCAAGCACCTGTCGTCTTTGCAAAGAATACGAAG catGGAAGAATTCACAAG TGTCCACTACACCCGTCACTACACCTTTCCCGTGCGTTGATGTACTGCCAAGCTGTTCTGTCTATGGGCCTGTGTTTTGTCTGGACTCCACCCCATCAACCCGCACCTACGTCATACAATATTGTGCACTGACTTGTAATCTTTGCAAGGAGTATTTTC AGTACAAACAGCAGCATGCTTCAGTGACTGGGTGA